The Polyangium aurulentum genomic interval GAAGGCGGCGTCGAGATCGGGCGTGTCGGGCACGGCGATCAAGAAGTCGCGCTCGAGCGCTTGCCGCATCTCCGCGGCGCTCTCCAGGACCCGGCGCTCGGTCGGCCCGTCGACGTGGTGGATGGACATCTGGCGATTGAGGAGCGTGTAGCGGCAGCCGGGCGCAGGGCGGGCGACGCGCAGGGTCGTGCGGAAATGCGAATTCGGGTGGGTCGACAGGTAATAGTTGGTGACCTCGAAGTCGGCCTGGAACTGCTCCTGGAGGTCGAAGCGATAGGTGGTCCTCCAGCTCTCGCCGGCCTTCGCTTGCATCACGATGTAGCCCGCCTTGTCGAACAGCCGGTAGGGCTCGTGGGGCGTCGATTGCTCGATCCCCGTCTCGAGGCGCAATGGGCCCGTGGGGGTCTGTCCTCCGAAGCCGACATCGGCGATGTACGGGCCTTCGTCCAGGTCGACGCGCAAGAGCATGTGGCTGCGCGGCGTGATCGTGTCCTCGGGGATGTTCCACAGGACGCGCGCGGCGAGGGGCGTGATACGAAAGCCGAGGGATTGGAGGACCACCTGAAGAACGCGGTTCTGCTCGAAGCAGTAGCCGCCTCGCCGCTCGTGGAGGAGCTTTTTCTCCAGGGAGGGCAGGTCGAGGGGCACCGGCCAGCCGAGGAACGGGCTCAGGTTCTCGAAGGGGATGGTCTCGGCGTGGCGGCGGACGATGTCGCGCAGGACGTCGAGCGTCGCGGCGCGCGGCCCCGTGTAGCCAATGCGCTGGAAGTAGGCGTCGAGGTCGATGGTCTGGCTCATGGCGCTCGCGCATCTTACACGAAAGCGAAGGCGCGGGCTCCGGGTTGCTGCTCCCGGATGACGCCTCCGGCGCCGTGCACTAGATCGGGGTCCGGGGCGCCCACGCCCCACACCCCAGGGCTCTTCGCAGGAGAATTCATGCATCCGATCGCGACCTCGCTCATCGAATCGGCCTTCATCGCGGCCAGCCGGCTCGCCAAGCGCAGGTTCGACGCGCAAGCCCCGCGCGCAGGAGAGGTCAACCGGGACCTGCTCCAGCGCATCCTGCGCCGGCAGGCGGACACCGAGTTCGGGCGGCGGTACGGCTTCCACGCCCTCCGGAGCGCGAGCGACTTCCAGCGCGCCGTGCCCATCTGCACCTACGACGACATACGCGCCGATATCGAGCGCATGGCCCGCGGCGAGTCCAATGTGCTCACCCGCGACCCCGTCGTCGCCTTCGGCCTGTCGTCGGGCACGACGGGCAACCAGAAGCTCATCCCCTTCACCACGTACGGCAACCGCAGGAACATGGCCATCTCGCTCATCATGCGGGGCGCCGTCTACGAGGCGATCCCGGCCGCGCGCCGTGGCGGGCGCGGCATCCTTTTGATGAGCGGCGTGCTCACGGGAAAGACCGAGGGCGGGTTCCCCACGGGCGCAGCCAGCGCCCTGGCCATGAACAACATGCTGAAAGGCCGGCTGAAGTTCTGGGTCTCCCCGGACGAGGCTTTCTTGATCCGCAAGCAGACCGACGCCCATTACGTGCACCTGCTCTTCGGCCTCGCCGATCCCGGGCTCGCGTCGCTCGGCGCGCCCTTCGCCTCGGGCCTGCTCGACTTCTTCCAGCTCCTCGAGGCCCGCTGGCCCGCGCTCGTCGACGACCTCGGCCGCGGCACCCTGAGCGCCGACATCACGCTCCCGCCCGAGCTCGACGCGCCCATTCGCGCCCGGCTGCGCGCTCACCCCGCGCGGGCCCGGGCGCTCGGGCGTGAATTCGAGAGAGGGTTCTCCGGCATCGCGCGGAGGATCTGGCCCGCGCTGTCGCACGCCTCCGCCATCACGGGCGGCAGCTTCCACCTCTACGCCGACAAGCTCGGGCGCTACCTCGGCGATCTGCCGCTCGTCTCCTCGTTCTACGGCGCCACCGAGGCGATCATGGGCGTCAACCTCGGCGCGGACAGGCCCGTTTACGCCATGCTGCCGACCTCGGCATTCTGGGAATTCATCCCCGCGGCCGAGCTCGACGCCGAGCGCCCCTCGACGCGCCTCCTCGACGAGGTCGAAAAGGGCGAGCGCTACGAGATCGTGCTGACCACGTTCACGGGGCTCTACCGTTATCGGCTGGGGGACGTGGTCGAAGTGGTGGACCACCACGGCAAGACGCCCGTGGTGGAGTTCGTCCACCGGCGGGGCAGCCTGCTCAACATCGCGGGGGAGAAGACGTCGGAGCAGGCGGCGCGCCACGCGCTGACGGAGGCGCTCTCGAGGGCGGGCATGGAGCTGATCGATTTCTCCACCATGGAGGATCTCGGCGCGACGCCCAAGCGCTACGTGTTCTTCGTGGAGCTCGACGCGCGCGGCCAGCCCGTCGACGTGGCGCAGCTCTCGGCGTGGCTCGAGGAAGCCCTGCGCCGCGCCAACCCGTTCTATGCGACCCTGCGGGCGCGCATGGGGCCGATCGCATTGCATCCCGTGCAGCCGGGCACGTTCCGCGAATTGCGCGATCTCTTGATCAGCCGGGGCGCCTCGCCGAGCCAGGTGAAGATCCCGCGCGTGGTGACCGAGGGGCCGCTGTCACAGCTCCTGATGGCGCGCCGGGTGGGAGGATAGCGAGCGCGTCAGACCTGCCCCACCCAGCCCTGGTCGTTGCGCTGGAATGCCTCGCGAAGGGCCGCGACGACCTCGTCGGGCAGCGGCCCGCGCTCGACCAGGGCCACATCGCGCTCGAGGTTCTCCACGCTCGCCGTCCCCACGATGGCGCTCGCCTTCACGCCCCCGCGTCTTGCCCTGGCGGCCTCGCGTCTTGCCCTGGCGCCTCCGCGTCTTGCCCTGGCGCCTCCGCGTCTTGCCCTGGCGCCCCCGCGTCTTGCCCTGGCGCCCCCGCGTCTTGCCCTGGCGCCCAAAACTCTTGCCCTGGCGGCCCCGCGTCTTGTCCTGGCGCCCAAAATTCTTTTCCTGGCGCCCCTCACGTCTTGCCCTGGCGCTCCCAGCTCTTGCCCTGGCGCCGTCCCGTCCTGCCCTGGCGCCGTCTCGTCCTGCCCTGGCGCCCCCGCGTCTTGCCCTGGCGCCCTGTCGGCCCGCCCGCTCGCCCCTCGCCACCTTCCGTTTGCCCCCTTCCGCAACGGAGCGGTACGCTTTCAAGCAAGAGCCGGGAAGCCCTCCTCATGAGCACGAGCACGGACAAGCTGCGGGCAAAGCGAAAATGGTCGCCCGCGCTCTCTGCCGCCCTCGCCGCCGCGGCCGCCGCCGCCCTGTTGATCGGGCTGCGCGGATCGAACACCGAGCTCGGCCTCGAGAGCACAGACGCCGTGCCCGGCTACGAGCTCGCCCTGGTCGGCGGCGACCGCCCCACACGCGCGGAGCCCGCGCCCTCGGAGGCGCCTTCCACGGTCGTCCTCGGGCCGGGATCGTCGCTCGAGATCGTCCTCCGGCCAGCCACCCCCGACCCGAAGCCCATCGGCGTGCGCGGCTTTCTGATCCAGAACGAACAGGCGCGGCCCTGGGAGGTCAAGGCCGAGGTCTCCCCCGACGGAGCGGTCCGGATCGCGGGTGAGCGCGAGACCTTGTTCGCGAACGTGCCCGCGGGCCCCTGGGAGATGGCCGTCGCGATCGGGCGCCCCGAAGCCCTGCCCGACGCCGAAGCCGCCGTCCGCGGCACCCCGGGCGACAAGGATGCGCGCGTGCGGACGTTCCGCCGCAAGATCGTCCTCACCGACGAGGGCCCCGCCCGACCATAACCTGCCGTTCATGAAGGCCACGCTCTGCGCTGGCAATTGCCCCGGCACGGGTCCGGTGCAGACGACGGCCGGTCGCGTTCACGGAGGGAGACTGCATAGGGGTAATTCCCCCGCGAGCTTCCGCCTCCGCCCCTCGATCCACGCGCGCGCCTCCGCCTCCGAATCGACGAACACCATCGGGGGCGCGTCGCGTTGCAGGAGCGCGGTCGCCTTGTCGATCAGCGTGGCGATCGCGCGCTGCCGGAAGCTCGCGCCGAAGATCACCATGCCCTTGTTCTCCCGCCTCACCTGCGTCGTCGCGGCGAGCTTGCGCGCGCCGGGCAAGATGTTGCCGAGCCGCGCGAGATCGACGAGCCAGAAGACGTGCTCGCGCTTGCTCCAATCGCACAACCCGGCGAACGCCTGGAAGAAGGTGGCCACGTTCCCCTCCTCGAGGTCGCCCGCGATGCGCAGAAAGAGGATCCCCTCCCCCTCGCACCGATAAGCGTGACCGCCGGTGTTGCACCAGCTCTCCTGATCGCCGTCCTCGTCCATGCCCCCTGCCCCCCCACAGCGTTCGCGTTCAGCCGTCGAGGGGCCCCGCCCCTCAATTCTTCTTCCCGCTCTGGATCCACTCTTCGCGCCGCTTTTCCTGCGCGACCCTGCGCGAGAGCGCGTCTTCGAGGTTTCTCGGCAGCTCCTCCAGCCGCTTCTTGTGCATCTTGATGCTGAGCTCGTAGAGACCTCGATCGCGCTCCGGGAGCTTGTCCTCGTACTCCTCGAGCACGACGCTGGCAAATTCCACGTAGTCCTCCGACAGCTCGCGGCGGTGATCGTAATAGCTGCGGATCTCCTCCTCGGTGGCGGTATTCGACTGGATCTTTCCGTAAAGGTCGTTCCAGCGCCGCTCCTCCTCCGCGCGCGCCTGCAAGGTCGCAGGGTCGTCCGTGGGCGCGCCGAGGCGGAAGTAGAGGTTGTCGGGGAGGAGCGCGCGCAGGTGCTCGAGATCCACGGGATACCGGGCCTCATCGCCGCTCGGAGGCGCGGCGCTCGCCTGCGCTTCCGGCGCCGCGCCGGCGTCGTCCCCGACGGGGCCGCGGGGCGCGGGGGGCGGGGCGTCGTCGCGTCGTCGTTCAGGAGAGCTCGTGGGCGCGCTCGGGCTCGACGCCGCGGGCTCGGCGTCGCGGGGGGTGAGGGCGAAGCGGATCGCCCCGGCGAGGAGGAGCCCGAGCAGCGCGGCGCCGAGCACGCCTGTCCACGGCACCTTCCTCGGAGGACCTTTTCCGCCCATCCAGCGCAAGATACCCACATCGCGCACGCTTGACAATGCGCCGGGACTGCGGCGTCCACGGTAGATGCGCAGCCCCACGGCCAATTTTCACCGGCTCGATAATGCGGGGAGCCCTGTGCTTTCGGGTGTATCCGCCTCCCCCCGGCGCCTATACTTGCCGCCTCCACGCCACCTGGGAGGGAGAGCTCAATGAAACGCTTTCTTACGATGGGTCTCTTTGCAGCAGCGGTCGCGGCGCCTGGCGTCGCCCGGGCCGAGGTGCTCATGACGAGCATCATCGAGGTGATCGTCGACGGGGGCAACGATTACGCCTGGAAGAAGGTGGAGCTCCCGGGGACGAAGTGCGGCAACGGCTCGCAGTACAAGTTCTTCGTCCACCAGACCAGCTCGCCCAACGTGCTCTTCCTCTTCGAGGGCGGCGGCGCGTGCTGGGATTACGACACGTGTAGCGGGCGCGCCGGCGTCCTCGGCGCGGCAAACCCGAACGGCATCGCCGACGATTACATGACCCAGGCGACGGCCAAGTACGTCTCCCCCCTCGTGAATGGCGCCGACCCGGGCCTGCCCCTGCGCAGCCGGACCGACCTGCCGACGAAGGGCTGGAACATCGTCTACATGCCCTATTGCACGGGCGACGTGCACGTCGGCAACAACGTCGTCACCTACACCGATCCGACGGCGCAACAGCCGCCGCTCACCTGGCACCACGCGGGCTACACGAACACGCTGGCGGCGGTCGACTACGCGAAGACGCTGTTCCCGAACCCGCAAAAGCTGCTGATGACGGGCTACAGCGCCGGCGGCACGGCCACCTCGGCCGCCTATTACTTCGTGCGCAAGGGCATGAACCCGAAGCGCGGATACCTCTTGAACGACTCGGGGCCGATCCACATGGCGCCGAACACCGACTACCTCTCGCGCGACCTGCACGACACGATCCGGAAATCGTGGTCGCTCGACTCGGTGTTCGCGGGGCTGCCCGCGAGCTTCGACAAGAGCGACTTCGGCACCATCAACCGCATGGTGGCGCAGACGTTCCCGACCGATCAGCTCGCCTATACCGGCTACAAGCGCGACTACAACTACTCGCGGTTCTCCTACGAGCGCTTCTGGACCCCGAACGACAAGGAGAGCGTGCTCGGCTACTGGAAGCAGGACCAGGACAACTACGTCGCGGAGCTGAAAAAGTACCCGAACTGGAGCTACTTCATCCCGCACCACAGGCCGATCAACGAGAGCCATTGCAGCACGATCGTCACCTTCCTGGGCAGCCACGCATGCCAGAGCATGCAAAAGAAAAAGTACCCCTGGGAGTACCTCGAGTACCCGCTCGGCCAGAGCTACAAGTGCTACAGCGAGATGGTCTCGATGGAGGCGTTCCTCGACAGGTTCATCAACCAGGATCAGGTCGTCCGGATCAACGAGCCCGCGAACGGGTACAACGAGGAAGACCCCGGGATGAAGCTCGTCGCGCCCCTCGTCAACGCGGCGATCAGCGGCTAGCCGCGTAGCTCGCCCCCGCGTCCGCGGGCGCCTGCGGGCCACCCCACACTCGGGCCGCGATCTCAGCCGAAATCGCGGCCTCCGAGGCCCCCTCACGAAGAACCTTGCCCATCCCTCCCCGCCGGGCGATCATCGCTGCCGTCCGTGGTATCCCCTGCATCACCGCACACACCCCCGGCCTCGCCGGTGGCCCCCGGCGTCGTCCTCGCCCACAAGTACCGCGTCGAGCGCGTCCTCGGCCAGGGCGGGATGGGCTATGTCGTCGAGGCCAAGCACATCGCCCTCGACGAGCGCGTGGCGCTGAAATTCCTCCTCCCGGAGTACGCCAAGCACCCCGAGGCCGCGACGCGCTTCCTGCGCGAGGCGCGCGCCGCCAAGAAGATCAAGAGCGAGCACGTCGCCCGCGTCTCCGACGTCGGCGAGCTCGACGGCGGCGCGCCGTACATGGAGATGGAGTTCCTCGACGGCGTGGACCTCGCGCGCCTGCTCAAGGACCGCGGCGTCCTCTCCGTGCCCGACGCCATCGATTACATCCTGCAAGCCTGCGAGGCCCTCGCAGAGGCCCATAGCTACGGCATCGTCCATCGCGACATCAAGCCCGCCAACCTCTTCCTCACGAAGCGGCCCGACGGCACCCCGCTCGTCAAGGTGCTCGATTTCGGCATCTCGAAGATGATGAGCAGCGGCGAAAACGCCCTCACGCGCACCTCGACCGCGATGGGCTCCGCCCTCTACATGTCGCCCGAGCAGATGCAGGAGACGCGCGCGGTCGATCACCGCACCGACATCTATTCGCTCGGCATCGCGCTCTTCGAGCTGCTCGCGGGCAAACAACCGTTTTACGCGGAGACCCTGCCCCAGCTCTGCGCCGAGGTCCTCACCGGCACCCCGAGCCCCTTGCGCTCCTTCCGCCCCGACGTGCCCGAAGACCTCGCCCTGCGCATCGAGCTCGCCTTCGAGCGCGACAGGAGCCGCCGCTATCAGTCGATCGCCGAGCTCGCCCTCGGGCTCGCGCCCTACGCGCCGGCACGCGCGCAAGGCTCCATCGACCGCGTCGCGCGCATGGCGGGCATGACGCCCCTCGCCGCCGGACAGCCCGCCCCGATCCCGATCCCCCACGCGCGCGCGTCCTCGCCGAGCCTCCCCGCCCCGCAGGCCACCGCGACGCCGCTGTCGCCCACCCTGCCCACCTCGGTGCAGGCCGAGACCGCGCTCCTGCCCGCCGCCCCCGCGCCGCGCGAAGGCTCGTCCTCGGACCTGCTCGGCGCCCGACCCGCCGCGGAGGTGCAGATCAACGCGCCCCCCGTCGCCGATCGGCTGAGCCCCGTCCCGGCGGTGCCCGCGCCGCGGCGCAAGCCGACCCCGCCCACCCCGGACATGGCGGACGCCGAGCCAAACCGCATCGTCGCCGATTCCTACGACGGCCCGATGAGCGTCAATGCCGCGGCCGCGTTCGCGAGCTCGGCGCACAAGGCGCGGCTCGAGCAACAGCAGCAGAATGCGAGCGGCAGGGCGCTGCTCATCACGGCCCTCGTGCTCGGTGGGCTCCTCGGCATCGGCGGCGGCGTCGCCGTCTTCGCCCTGCGCGACCAGGCCGAAATGCAGCACGACGAGCACGTGAAGCCCGCCGCGATCGCCCCTGCCGAGCCCAGGAAGCCCGCGACGCCGGACATCACGGTCCGCCCCTCCCCCGACCCGCTGCCGAGCGCCACGACGGCCGTCACGTCGCCGAGCGCCTCCGCCGCCGCGACCGTGCCCGCCGGGGCCACCGTGCCGGGTCCAGGCGCAGGCGGCCGCGCGCCGCGGCCCGCACCCACCCCGGGCTCCACACCGAAGCCCAGCCACGGATCGTCCACGGATGTCTTCGACGACCGCTGACCCCCGCTCCCCGTCGCCTCTTCGCCGGGGCCTGCGCGCGGCCGTGCTCGGGGCCGCGCTCCTCGCCGCGCCGCTCTCGGCCCACGCGCAGGGCAGCGACAAGGCGGGCGCAGAGTCGCTCTTTCAGGAGGGCAAGGCGCTCCTCGCGGCGGGCAAGACGGCCGAGGCGTGCCCCAAGTTTGCCGAGAGCCAGCGCCTCGATCCCTCGGTCGGCACGCTCTTGAACCTCGCGCGCTGCCACGAGCAGCTCGGCCGCACCGCCTCGGCGTGGGCCACGTACAAGGAGGCCGCCACGCTCGCGCGCGCCGTCGGACAAACCGAGCGCGAGACCGCCGCCAAGGATTTCGCGCGCAAGCTCGAGCCGCGCCTGTCGCGCCTGCGCATCGAGGCGAAGAGCCCCCCCGCAGGCCTCGCCATCAAGCGAGACGGCATCGCCGTCGGCGAGGCGTCGCTCGGCTCGGCCATCGCGGTCGATCCGGGCGAGCACACGGTCGAGGCGACCGCGCCCGGTTACAAGACCTGGTCGGCGAAGATCGTGGTGGGTGCGGAGGCCGACACGAAATCCGTCACCGTGCCCGCGCTCGAGCCCGACCTCGCCGCAGGGGCCGGCACGGGTGGCGCTCCGGTCGTGGCCACCGAGCCGGATGCGGGCGCGGGCGGCAAGAGCGGCATGCGCACGGCGGCGTTCGTCGTGGGAGGGGCGGGCGTCGTCGCGCTCGGCGTGGGCGCGGTGTTCGGCGGGCTCGCGATGAGCGACGCGGGCGAGCTCGAGGAGCGCTGCCCCAAAGGCGCGTGCAGCCGCGACGACCAGGAGCTCATGACGAGCGCCAACACCAAGGCCACGGTCTCGACGATCGGCTTCGGCGTGGGCGCGGCGGCGCTCGGCACGGGCGTCGTGCTCTTCCTCCTGTCGCGTTCGCCCTCGAAGGAGAGCGCCCAGAGCGCGCAGATCGTGCCATCCTTCGGCCCGAACGGCGGCGGAGCATCGATCGTCGGCACGTTCTAGCCCACAGGGACCCCCGAGGCCCTTTCCGACCTTCCCACCTGCCCTAAGAAGCGACGCATGAACTTCGACCTGACCGAAGACCACCGCCTCATCCAGCAGACCGCGCGCGACTTCGCGACCAAGGAGATCGAGCCCAAGGCCGCCGAGCTCGATCGCACCGCGCGCTGGCCCACCGAGATCGTGGCGCGCATGGCCGAGCTCGGCTTCATGGGGCTGGCGATCCCCACCGAATACGGCGGCGCCGGCCTCGACACCGTCTCCTACGTCCTCGTGATGGAAGAGGTGAGCCGCGCGTGCGCCTCGAGCGGCGTCATCATGAGCGTCAACAACTCGCTCTTCTGCGACCCGCTCTACAAGTTCGGCACCGACTTCCAGAAGACCGAGATCCTGACGCCCACCGCGAGCGGCCAGAAGCTCGGCGCCTTCTGCCTCACCGAGCCCGCGAGCGGCTCGGACGCGCGCACGATGAAGACCGTGTGCGAGAAGCAGGGCGACGGGAGCTGGATCCTGAACGGCTCGAAGAACTTCATCACCGTCGGCCCCGAGGCCGAGCACCTCATCGTCTTCGCCGTGAGCACGCCTCACCCCGAGAAGCCGAAGCACACCGCGCTCCTCGTCCGCCGCGACTGGCCCGGCTATCAGGTCGCGCCGCACGACGAGAAGATGGGCATCCGCGCCGCGCACTCGTCGACGATCTTCTTCGAGAACGTGCGCGTGCCCAAGGAGTACGTGCTCGGCGAGGAGGGCCTCGGCTTCAAGGTCGCGATGGCCACGCTCGACGGCGGCCGCATCGGCATCGCGGCGCAAGCCCTCGGCATCGCGCGCGCGGCGTACGAGAAGGCCGTCGCGTACTCGAAGGAGCGCAAGGCGTTCGGCGGGACGATCTCGGGGCTGCAAGCGATCCAGTTCATGATCGCGGACATGGCCGTCGAGCTCGACGCCGCGCGGCTGCTCACGCTGCGCGCCGCGTACATGAAGGACAAGGGCGTGCGCCACACGGCCGAGAGCGCGATGGCCAAGCTCTTCGCCTCCGAGATGTGCACGCGCGTCACGCACAAGGCGCTGCAGGTGCACGGCGGCTACGGCTACACGACCGAGTACGGCATCGAGCGGCACTACCGCGACGCGCGCATCACCGAGATCTACGAAGGGACGAGCGAGATCCAGCGGGTGGTCATCGCCGGCAACGTGCTGAAGGGCTGATGGAACGCATCGATTTCGGAAGGGCCCTCGCGGCGGCGGCGATCTTCGCGATCGCCGCCTGCGGCGGGACGGAGCAGACGACCAACACGCCCGTCGACACGGGCAACTCGGGCAAGCAGACCTCGTCGCCCGACCTCGACGCCGAGATCGGCGGCATGGAGGAGGCGAAGGTGCAGTCGGCCTTCGAGCGCACCTCGGGCAAGCTGACGGCGTGCTTCACCGAGGGCACCAAGCGCATTCCCTTCCTGGGCGGCGACGTGCGCTTCGCGCTGCGCGTCGGCAAGGACGGCACCGCGCGCGTGGCCTACCTGAAGGAGTCGACGCTCGGCGACCGCGAGACCGAGGCGTGCATGCTGGGCGCCGTGCGCGCGGCGAGCTGGCCCGCGCCGGTCGGCGGCAAGGAGGGCCTCGCCGAGGGCGGCTTCAGCTTCGACCCGAGCGCGGACGAGCGCCCCGCCGTGGCGCTGGACGCGGACAAGCTCGGCAAGGAGCTGCCGAAGGCGAAGGACGCCATCGCGCGCTGCCGGTCGAGCGTGGGCGGCGGTCCGGTCAAGGTGACGATGTACATCGGCACCAACGGCAAGCCCATCGCGGTGGGCCTCTCGAGCGCCGACGACAAGGGCGAGGAGGCCGCGTCCTGCATCGTCGACGCGCTGCGAGAGATGAAATTCCCCTCCCCCGGCAGCTACGCGGGCAAGGTCACCATCACCACGGATTGACGGGCGGGCGCGGGGCCCGCCCCCGCGCTAGGCTTCCCTCGTGATCTGGAAGCTCATCCGCGAGATCCTCACGCTCCTCTGGAAGCTCTTGCGCACGGTCATCCGCGACCGGCTCAAGCAGGTCCTGCGGCGCCTGTTCTTCTACACGGTGCTCTTCGCCGCGGTCGCGCTGGTCGTCGTCTGGATCGCGAGCTGGTTCTACTGACTCAGCGCAGCGCGTGGCGGGCGATGACGATGCGCTGAATCTCGCTCGTCCCCTCGTAGATCGTCGTCACGCGCGCGTCGCGCAGGTGGCGCTCGGCGGGGAAGTCGCGCACGTAGCCGTAGCCGCCGTGGAGCTGCACCATGCGGTTGGTGATGCGCACGGCGGCCTCGCTCGCGTAGACCTTCGCCATCGCCGCCTCGGCCGAGAAGACGGCGCCCGACTCCTTCAGGTACGCCGCGCGCAGGGCCAGCATCCGCGCCGCGTCGAGCTCGGTGCGCGAGTCGGCGATCATCCACTGGATCGCCTGGTAGTCGCCGATCGCGTGGCCGAACTGCTTGCGCTGCCGCGCGTAGTCCACGCCCGCCTCGAGCGACGCCGTCGAGATGCCGATCGCCTGTGACGCGATCCCGATGCGCCCGCCGTCGAGGGCCATCATCGCAATTTTAAAACCCTCGCCCTCCGAGCCGAGCAACGCGTCGGCCGGCACGCGGCAGTCGTCGAGCGTGATGGGCACCGTGTTCGACGCGCGCAGGCCGAGCTTGTCCTCGGGCTTGCCGGCCCGAAGGCCCTCGGTGCCGCCCTCGACGAGGAACGCCGACAATCCGCGCGTCCCCGGCCCGCCCGTGCGCGCCCAGACCACGAACACGCCCGCGTAGGCGCCGCTCGTGATCCACTGCTTCTGCCCGCGCAAGACCCAGCCGTCCTCGGTCCGCTCGGCCACCGTGCGCATCGAGCCGGGATCGCTGCCCGCCTCGGGCTCGCTCAGCGCGAACGAGCCGGCGGCGTACTCGCCCGAGCAGAGCCTCGGCACGTAGCGCGCGCGCTGCTCTTCGGTGCCGAAGCGCGAGATCACCTCGGCGACCATGTTCGTCACGCTCATGGTCACGGCCGTCGAGGCGCAGGCCCGCGCGACCTCCATCATCGCGAGCGCGTACGCGACGACGCCTGCCTCGGCACCTCCGAGCGCGGAGGGCACGTTCACGCCCATCAGCCCGAGCTCGGCGAGGCCTTGCAAGATCTCGCGGGGGAAGCGCTCCTCTCGGTCGAGGTCGGCGGCGGCGGGGCGAATCACTCGCTCGGCGTACTCGCGCGCGGTGCGCACGACGAGCGCCTGCGTCTCGGTCAGCTCCAGATCCATGGGCGAAGCGTTACTGGCACTGTTTCGTGAAATCGCAAGGATCGCCGCCCTTTGCGGTGACCGCGATGCTGTACTGGGTGCACGTGCCCGTGGCGCCCAGCTTGCGGGAGACGCGCAGATAGTACTTCGCGCTGTTGTCGTTGCAGTGCACGGGCTGCGTGCCGTCGTTCGCGCAGATCGCCTCGCCCGCGAGC includes:
- a CDS encoding acyl-CoA dehydrogenase family protein; amino-acid sequence: MDLELTETQALVVRTAREYAERVIRPAAADLDREERFPREILQGLAELGLMGVNVPSALGGAEAGVVAYALAMMEVARACASTAVTMSVTNMVAEVISRFGTEEQRARYVPRLCSGEYAAGSFALSEPEAGSDPGSMRTVAERTEDGWVLRGQKQWITSGAYAGVFVVWARTGGPGTRGLSAFLVEGGTEGLRAGKPEDKLGLRASNTVPITLDDCRVPADALLGSEGEGFKIAMMALDGGRIGIASQAIGISTASLEAGVDYARQRKQFGHAIGDYQAIQWMIADSRTELDAARMLALRAAYLKESGAVFSAEAAMAKVYASEAAVRITNRMVQLHGGYGYVRDFPAERHLRDARVTTIYEGTSEIQRIVIARHALR